The following coding sequences are from one Elusimicrobiota bacterium window:
- a CDS encoding glycosyltransferase family 2 protein, with protein sequence MTTYDRQDFCCAAYNEELALSRLLPDITSVLSPLGILFEILVVNDGSTDGTALQVAGFSRSLPVRLLTHEKNQGYGAALATGFSWVVDHGRKEDIAVSLDCDRTHPPETIPALLKKIEDEYDIVTASYVLPGGQVTGVPWLRRQSSAVINRLFQWVWPMSGVETYTNGFRAYRIALLKRASRRFGATLIEENGFPGGVELFLKVCSVGGRPAEIPFHLHYENRGGASKIRFFQTVVRYLRLLRRIRRLRRLRSPSST encoded by the coding sequence CTGACCACTTATGACCGCCAAGATTTTTGTTGTGCTGCCTACAATGAGGAGTTGGCGCTGAGCCGACTCCTCCCGGACATCACATCGGTCTTGAGCCCGTTGGGGATCCTCTTTGAAATTCTGGTTGTGAACGATGGATCAACGGATGGGACGGCTCTTCAGGTGGCCGGGTTTTCGCGGTCTCTGCCGGTCCGTTTACTGACGCACGAGAAAAATCAAGGGTACGGCGCGGCGCTGGCAACGGGTTTCTCTTGGGTCGTGGATCATGGCCGCAAAGAAGATATTGCCGTATCGCTTGATTGCGACCGCACGCATCCTCCGGAAACCATCCCGGCTCTGTTAAAAAAAATAGAAGACGAATACGACATCGTCACGGCTTCCTACGTCCTTCCAGGGGGGCAGGTGACAGGGGTCCCGTGGCTGCGGCGGCAGTCGAGCGCTGTCATCAATCGCTTATTTCAATGGGTTTGGCCTATGTCTGGGGTTGAAACCTATACCAATGGGTTTCGCGCGTATCGGATTGCTCTTTTGAAACGGGCCAGCAGGCGTTTTGGTGCCACTTTGATAGAGGAAAACGGTTTTCCGGGCGGTGTGGAGTTGTTTTTGAAGGTCTGTTCCGTCGGAGGACGTCCCGCGGAAATCCCCTTTCACCTTCACTATGAAAACCGGGGGGGTGCCAGTAAAATCCGGTTCTTCCAAACCGTCGTGCGATACCTTCGTTTATTGCGGCGCATCCGGCGCTTAAGACGTTTGCGTAGCCCTAGCTCGACGTAA
- a CDS encoding M23 family metallopeptidase: MGGLLIFVAGAARAADVPIAVSTSAAPSVVISTAAVSEEPFVSPLGGEKYRIVSRFGDRPTPADPAKPGVRIERHEGIDLAVTPGVSVKAARPGKVLFAGFTKAYVSRSNKTEQAHLIIIRHTDGKSTRYVHLNSLRVRPMQEVASGQEIGTASGSDEWTEPVLHFEIRNPAGAPMDPEKWLHTKK, translated from the coding sequence GTGGGCGGACTCTTAATTTTTGTTGCGGGAGCGGCCCGGGCGGCTGACGTGCCGATAGCGGTGTCGACTTCGGCAGCTCCGTCTGTGGTGATTTCGACCGCGGCAGTCAGTGAGGAGCCGTTCGTATCGCCGCTCGGCGGGGAAAAATATAGAATTGTTTCCCGATTCGGAGACCGTCCCACGCCGGCCGATCCGGCAAAACCCGGGGTTCGGATCGAAAGGCATGAAGGGATCGATTTGGCGGTGACGCCCGGGGTTTCAGTGAAAGCGGCTCGTCCAGGGAAAGTCCTATTTGCCGGATTTACAAAAGCGTACGTGAGCCGAAGCAATAAGACGGAGCAGGCCCACTTAATCATCATTCGGCACACGGACGGGAAGAGCACGCGTTACGTCCACCTGAATTCGTTGCGGGTTCGTCCGATGCAGGAGGTAGCGTCCGGCCAGGAGATTGGAACCGCGTCGGGGTCGGATGAGTGGACGGAACCGGTGCTGCACTTTGAAATCCGCAATCCGGCAGGAGCGCCGATGGACCCGGAGAAGTGGCTACATACAAAAAAATGA
- the glmU gene encoding bifunctional UDP-N-acetylglucosamine diphosphorylase/glucosamine-1-phosphate N-acetyltransferase GlmU: MKTLYVLVLAAGQGTRMKSATPKVIHEMAGKPLLEHVLHAVRALHPKAIGVVLGLGREKVQSVLEERGWDKLGYIVQSRQLGSGHAVRMAQPWLKSKKGTLLVVYGDTPLLTTATLQRLVEQHADSGHAATFLAMDIPNPSGYGRMVLDPQGFLERIVEDKDASSEERAITLVNSGVACWDIERLLKVLPRIQANNAKHEYYLTDAAKLLRDLGERVGVVTTSDPDETHGINNRVDLARAEAILRRRILEQWMREGVTIVDPETTYVDADAVLAPDCRLWPGTMIRGASRIGANCEIGPYTLMEDAIVKSGARVGPFARLRPGTIIEEGARIGNFVETKKAIIGKKSKVSHLSYIGDAEIGDNVNIGAGTITCNYDGFFKYKTTIEDDVFVGSNANLVAPVRLGRGAIVAAGSTITEDVKANALVLARARQMAKNGWAKEFRGKQKRSKHG; encoded by the coding sequence ATGAAAACTCTTTACGTTTTAGTCTTGGCCGCCGGGCAGGGGACGCGGATGAAATCCGCGACCCCCAAAGTCATCCATGAGATGGCCGGCAAGCCCTTGCTGGAGCATGTCCTCCATGCGGTTCGAGCGCTGCATCCCAAGGCGATCGGGGTTGTTCTCGGGCTGGGCCGGGAGAAAGTTCAATCGGTTCTGGAAGAAAGAGGCTGGGATAAGCTCGGCTACATTGTTCAGTCGCGCCAGCTGGGCAGCGGCCACGCGGTTCGCATGGCCCAACCCTGGTTGAAATCGAAAAAAGGAACGCTCCTGGTTGTGTATGGCGATACGCCGCTCTTGACGACCGCGACGCTCCAGCGCTTGGTGGAACAGCACGCGGATTCAGGTCATGCGGCTACGTTTCTGGCCATGGACATTCCCAACCCGTCCGGCTACGGCCGGATGGTTCTGGATCCCCAGGGATTTCTGGAGCGCATCGTTGAAGACAAAGATGCTTCTTCTGAAGAGCGCGCGATCACGCTCGTCAACTCGGGGGTTGCTTGTTGGGATATCGAACGGTTGCTGAAGGTATTGCCCCGTATTCAGGCCAATAATGCCAAGCACGAGTATTATTTAACCGATGCGGCCAAGCTTTTGCGTGATTTGGGAGAGAGAGTCGGCGTCGTGACCACGTCTGACCCGGATGAAACTCATGGGATTAACAACCGGGTGGATCTCGCCCGGGCCGAAGCGATCTTGCGCCGCCGCATTCTCGAGCAGTGGATGCGGGAAGGCGTGACCATCGTGGATCCGGAAACCACCTACGTGGATGCGGACGCCGTTCTTGCGCCGGATTGCCGTTTGTGGCCGGGGACTATGATCCGGGGCGCCTCGCGCATCGGCGCCAACTGCGAAATCGGTCCTTACACCTTGATGGAAGACGCGATCGTCAAAAGTGGCGCGCGTGTGGGGCCTTTCGCCCGCTTGCGTCCCGGCACGATTATTGAAGAGGGCGCGCGCATCGGTAATTTTGTGGAAACGAAGAAAGCGATTATCGGGAAAAAGTCCAAGGTCAGCCATCTTTCATACATCGGCGATGCCGAAATCGGCGACAACGTGAATATCGGCGCCGGTACGATCACCTGCAACTATGATGGTTTCTTCAAATATAAAACCACGATCGAAGATGATGTTTTTGTCGGGTCCAATGCCAACCTGGTGGCTCCGGTGCGGCTGGGTCGCGGGGCGATTGTGGCGGCCGGCTCAACCATCACCGAGGATGTAAAAGCGAACGCGCTGGTTCTGGCGCGGGCGCGCCAGATGGCCAAAAACGGATGGGCCAAGGAATTCAGAGGAAAACAGAAGAGGAGTAAACATGGCTGA
- a CDS encoding ribose-phosphate pyrophosphokinase yields the protein MAERLKIFTGNANRALAEEICQCLKVSIGKADVGRFSDGELQVKIVENVRGDDAFVVQPTSPPVNDHMMELLIMVDALARASARRITVVIPYYGYGRQDRKAEPRVPISAKLMANLITAAGADRVLAMDLHAGQIQGFFDIPVDHLYAMPVFLEYIRAKKLKDIVVVSPDAGGVERARAFAKRLDAELAIVDKRRPRPNEMDVMNVIGDVKEKTAILLDDIVDTAGTLCKDAEALKQFGARRIFAACSHGVLSGPAMDRISKSPIEELMISNSIPLDGKAIPKVKVLSVAPLLAEAIKRIHKDQSISQLFV from the coding sequence ATGGCTGAGCGATTGAAGATCTTTACGGGAAACGCCAATCGTGCATTGGCGGAAGAAATCTGCCAGTGTCTGAAAGTCTCTATCGGCAAGGCCGACGTCGGCCGGTTCTCCGATGGGGAGCTTCAGGTTAAGATTGTTGAGAATGTGCGGGGCGACGACGCTTTTGTCGTTCAGCCGACCAGTCCTCCCGTTAATGATCATATGATGGAACTGCTGATCATGGTGGATGCGCTGGCCCGGGCCTCCGCGCGCCGGATCACCGTGGTCATCCCGTATTACGGATACGGGCGGCAGGACCGCAAAGCCGAGCCCCGCGTGCCGATTTCAGCCAAGCTCATGGCTAATCTGATTACCGCCGCCGGCGCCGACCGCGTCCTGGCCATGGACCTGCATGCCGGACAGATTCAGGGATTTTTTGATATCCCGGTGGACCATCTCTATGCCATGCCGGTTTTTCTGGAATATATCCGCGCGAAGAAACTGAAAGATATCGTTGTCGTATCGCCCGATGCCGGCGGCGTGGAACGCGCCCGGGCTTTTGCCAAACGTCTCGATGCCGAGCTGGCCATTGTCGACAAACGGCGGCCCCGTCCCAATGAAATGGATGTCATGAACGTGATCGGAGACGTCAAAGAGAAAACCGCCATTCTTCTCGATGATATCGTCGACACCGCGGGGACGTTGTGCAAAGACGCTGAAGCCCTCAAGCAATTCGGCGCCCGGCGCATTTTTGCGGCCTGTTCCCACGGCGTCCTGTCCGGTCCGGCGATGGACCGCATCAGTAAATCGCCCATCGAGGAACTCATGATTTCGAATTCCATCCCGTTGGATGGAAAGGCGATCCCGAAAGTCAAAGTGCTTTCGGTGGCTCCGCTGCTGGCTGAGGCCATCAAGCGGATACACAAAGATCAGTCGATTAGCCAATTATTCGTTTAA
- a CDS encoding 50S ribosomal protein L25 — protein sequence MEEIILKAEVRQPATKGAIHALRNQGRVPGIAYGDNEPPVVLSVEERSLQAALHSERGRNALITLQVENTSHPVLVKDIQRHPITRALRHVDFHRISLKKKIETLVPVHRKGEAPGVKLNGGILEHIIREVRVRCLPTEIPASLDVDVSTLQIGQGIKAKDLPVPAGVELIVDLEAVVINVVAPTILEETPAPGAAAASPTTAEPEVIKKGKIEEGEAAAAPAAGAVKGVAAPAAGAKPAAAKPEAGKKPEGK from the coding sequence ATGGAAGAAATTATCTTAAAAGCGGAAGTCCGACAGCCAGCCACCAAAGGCGCCATTCATGCGCTGCGTAACCAGGGACGTGTCCCGGGGATTGCGTATGGGGATAATGAGCCCCCCGTCGTTTTATCTGTTGAGGAACGCAGCCTGCAGGCGGCGCTTCATTCGGAGCGCGGGCGCAATGCGCTGATTACGCTGCAGGTTGAGAATACCTCGCATCCAGTGCTGGTGAAGGATATTCAGCGTCATCCAATTACCCGCGCCCTCCGGCATGTGGATTTTCACCGGATTTCTCTTAAGAAAAAGATTGAGACCCTGGTTCCGGTCCATCGAAAAGGCGAAGCGCCGGGGGTTAAACTCAACGGCGGCATTCTGGAGCACATCATCCGCGAAGTTCGCGTCCGGTGTCTCCCGACCGAAATTCCGGCGTCTCTCGATGTCGATGTGTCCACGCTGCAGATTGGCCAGGGCATTAAAGCCAAGGATCTTCCTGTCCCAGCGGGTGTCGAGCTGATTGTGGATCTGGAAGCGGTGGTCATTAACGTGGTGGCGCCGACGATTCTGGAAGAGACCCCGGCCCCTGGCGCTGCCGCAGCTTCACCGACGACCGCTGAGCCTGAAGTGATCAAGAAGGGTAAGATTGAAGAAGGCGAAGCAGCCGCCGCCCCGGCCGCAGGAGCGGTCAAGGGGGTTGCGGCTCCGGCGGCTGGAGCGAAACCAGCCGCGGCCAAGCCCGAAGCCGGGAAGAAGCCTGAAGGGAAATAG
- the pth gene encoding aminoacyl-tRNA hydrolase, which translates to MVVGLGNPGPSYADTRHNVGYRVFDLLEEKKPEQVFLYRPSVFMNTVGGPVAQVARKKGVHPHELLVICDDFSIPLGTLRLRLQGSSGGHNGLDSILASFGTKAVPRVRLGIGPVPAEADPADFVLQRFPKGDRAVVEKMTARAAEAVLAALTDGMDYAMNQFNVSPE; encoded by the coding sequence ATGGTGGTCGGCCTGGGGAATCCAGGCCCCTCTTATGCGGACACACGGCATAATGTCGGCTATCGGGTCTTTGATTTGCTGGAAGAGAAAAAGCCGGAGCAAGTGTTTCTGTACCGCCCTTCTGTTTTCATGAATACGGTGGGCGGCCCTGTGGCGCAAGTCGCGAGGAAAAAGGGAGTTCATCCTCATGAGCTGCTCGTGATCTGCGATGATTTCTCTATCCCTCTTGGGACGCTCCGGTTGCGTTTACAGGGATCTTCCGGCGGGCACAACGGTCTGGATTCGATCCTGGCGTCGTTCGGTACGAAGGCTGTTCCCCGGGTGCGTCTGGGAATCGGGCCGGTGCCGGCGGAAGCAGACCCGGCGGATTTTGTGCTGCAGCGGTTTCCGAAAGGGGACCGGGCTGTTGTCGAGAAAATGACCGCTCGGGCGGCGGAGGCGGTCTTAGCAGCATTGACGGACGGCATGGATTATGCGATGAATCAATTTAATGTGAGTCCCGAATGA
- a CDS encoding CBS domain-containing protein, translating into MKALDVMRRSVVSLPQNATLQDVLSKFQKHRLDSLPIVDAAQSIVGFITIDNLIDIFLPRYHELLRDFAALEDKGQLVSLFDRSFTGLDLTEGKLILAADVMNTHIRWVHSDDSLIEAAALLQSQNLQYLPVVDRDRHLVGLISDFEVVLALLRGSTAETAITPA; encoded by the coding sequence ATGAAAGCCCTCGATGTCATGCGCCGGTCCGTGGTGTCACTCCCCCAGAACGCCACCTTGCAGGATGTCCTCTCGAAGTTTCAGAAACATCGCCTGGATTCCCTTCCGATTGTTGACGCGGCCCAGAGCATCGTTGGTTTTATTACCATAGACAATTTAATCGACATTTTTCTTCCCCGGTATCACGAACTCCTGCGGGATTTCGCCGCTTTGGAAGACAAGGGCCAGCTGGTGTCGTTGTTTGACCGGTCGTTTACGGGCCTGGATTTAACGGAAGGCAAACTGATCCTGGCGGCGGATGTCATGAATACGCATATTCGCTGGGTCCATAGTGACGATTCGCTGATCGAGGCGGCCGCGCTTTTGCAGTCCCAGAATCTTCAGTATCTGCCGGTGGTGGACCGGGATCGCCACCTGGTTGGCCTGATTTCCGATTTTGAAGTCGTGCTGGCGCTCCTGCGTGGAAGCACCGCAGAGACAGCGATAACGCCGGCGTAA
- a CDS encoding DNA polymerase III subunit alpha, with the protein MERTEFVHLHSHTEYSLLDGAARLTDEKGKPGELLKMIAAMNMPALALTDHGNLYGAIEFYRAAKAVGVKPIIGCEMYMAPKSRLDRESTRGQEDAFYHLTVLARDNEGYQNLIKLCSIGFLEGYYYKPRVDKEVLAKYGKGLIVLSGCLKGELAQALLADRHDEALRIVETYQSLFGKENYYLEVMDHGLPEQRRLNEKLLELSKKTDVPLVATNDCHYLRKEDAPAHDALLCIGTGSTLSEPSRLRFSAEEFYYKSAEDMYGLFKPCPQAVRQTLEIADRCNVDIRFDQMLLPHYEVPAGETPDTYLEKLCLEGLTRRYGTVEKKYSDRLLYELSVIRKMGFSTYFLIVWDFVYWAKTNGVPVGPGRGSGAGSLVAYVLGITDICPVKYGLLFERFLNPDRRTMPDLDIDFSDGGRERVIQYVRQKYGETSVAQIITFGSMLARLVVRDVGRVLGIPISEVDRIAKLIPRELGTTIAMARKSVPELEQECKKNPDFTQLLNTAERLEGLKRHTGVHAAGIVIAKGDLTQYVPLAKGSKDVVTTQYDGDGLLRLGLLKMDFLGLRTLTVIEHTCRLIRERRRPDFDLATIPLNDAVTFALLQEARAIGVFQLESSGMRDLLRKIHPTVFEDIIALIALYRPGPMGAGMLDDFVKRKHNPAIVKYDHPVLEPILKETYGVILYQEQVMRISMDIGGFTPGQADGLRKAMGKKIPEEIEKQRDAFMKGALAKKIPEKIAKHVFEQIVFFGGYGFNKSHSTAYGMVSYQTAFLKANFPMEYMAALLTSEIGHSAIGKEEDSKLVVFLAETEAMGIRVLTPDVQKSFSEFSIEEVVKNPENGPVKGPGKRPRSRAKPVAGVSGGIRFGLLAVKNVGSGAVESIVSNRQSGGPYASFEDFCQRIDLRQANRKVLESMVKSGALDSLSPQPPAQSRAQMMADLDEVMARSAKIREEILSGQTSLFEMNEVSTSRPAPSSNGRAKAVTAWSDHELLAAEKEVLGFYLSGHPLARYQSELGLLSTHRLDALPTAPNAAVRLAGMISSVRRLLTKARKEPYARCRFEDLQGEVDLIIFPRSYAEGLSQHLKPGAMMVVTGRVNRREETSAEIVVEEMVPLSAARERYVSEMLVRLSSPGLEESVLTDLKATLSRHPGRCRVCFEVATPPGGTVVVETDFQVKPSEALFKELEQHLGQESWTITRVGR; encoded by the coding sequence ATGGAACGCACCGAATTCGTCCATCTTCATTCCCATACCGAATACTCGCTGCTCGATGGCGCCGCCCGCTTGACCGATGAAAAAGGGAAGCCGGGAGAACTCCTGAAAATGATCGCGGCGATGAACATGCCGGCGTTGGCGCTCACCGATCATGGCAACCTTTACGGGGCGATCGAGTTCTACCGGGCCGCCAAAGCGGTCGGCGTCAAACCCATTATCGGCTGCGAGATGTACATGGCCCCCAAGTCCCGTTTGGATCGGGAGTCGACGCGCGGCCAGGAAGACGCTTTTTATCACCTCACCGTCCTGGCCCGGGATAACGAGGGCTACCAGAACCTGATCAAGCTGTGCTCGATCGGTTTTCTGGAGGGCTACTACTACAAACCGCGCGTCGACAAGGAAGTCCTGGCGAAATATGGCAAGGGACTGATTGTCCTGTCCGGATGTTTGAAAGGGGAACTGGCGCAGGCGCTCCTGGCGGATCGTCACGACGAAGCGCTCCGGATTGTCGAAACCTACCAGAGTCTCTTCGGCAAGGAAAATTATTATCTCGAGGTGATGGATCACGGCCTTCCGGAACAGCGCCGGCTGAATGAAAAACTGCTTGAACTATCTAAGAAAACAGATGTTCCGCTGGTCGCCACCAACGATTGCCATTACTTGAGAAAAGAAGACGCGCCGGCCCACGACGCGCTGTTGTGCATCGGGACGGGATCCACCTTGTCCGAGCCCAGCCGTCTACGCTTCAGCGCGGAGGAGTTTTACTACAAATCGGCCGAAGACATGTACGGCCTGTTTAAGCCCTGTCCGCAGGCGGTTCGCCAAACGCTGGAGATTGCGGATCGGTGCAATGTCGATATCCGCTTTGACCAGATGCTTCTGCCGCATTACGAGGTTCCTGCCGGAGAAACGCCGGACACCTATCTCGAGAAATTGTGTCTCGAAGGGCTGACGCGCCGTTACGGAACAGTCGAGAAGAAATACTCCGACCGTCTTCTCTACGAACTCTCCGTGATCCGCAAGATGGGGTTCTCGACCTACTTTCTCATCGTGTGGGACTTTGTTTACTGGGCGAAGACGAACGGGGTCCCTGTCGGGCCGGGCCGCGGTTCCGGCGCCGGATCGCTGGTCGCTTACGTGCTGGGGATCACCGATATCTGTCCCGTGAAATACGGACTTTTGTTTGAGCGGTTCCTCAACCCAGACCGCCGGACCATGCCGGATCTGGATATCGATTTCTCGGATGGCGGGCGCGAGCGGGTCATCCAGTATGTTCGCCAGAAGTACGGCGAGACCAGCGTGGCCCAGATCATCACCTTCGGATCGATGCTGGCGCGGCTGGTGGTTCGCGACGTCGGGCGCGTGCTTGGAATTCCGATTTCTGAAGTGGACCGGATCGCCAAGCTGATCCCTCGCGAGCTGGGGACGACCATCGCGATGGCGCGCAAAAGCGTGCCGGAACTCGAACAGGAATGTAAGAAAAACCCGGACTTCACACAGCTGCTGAATACCGCCGAACGGCTCGAGGGATTAAAACGCCATACCGGCGTCCACGCGGCTGGCATTGTGATCGCGAAAGGCGATCTGACCCAGTACGTCCCTCTGGCCAAGGGTTCCAAAGACGTCGTGACGACACAGTACGACGGAGACGGGCTTCTGAGACTGGGACTTCTTAAAATGGATTTTTTGGGATTGCGGACGCTCACCGTTATTGAGCACACCTGCCGTCTGATCCGTGAACGCCGCCGTCCCGATTTTGATCTCGCGACCATCCCGCTGAATGATGCCGTGACCTTTGCGCTTCTGCAGGAGGCCCGGGCGATCGGCGTGTTCCAGCTGGAATCCTCGGGCATGCGCGATCTTCTGCGTAAGATCCATCCCACGGTTTTTGAAGACATCATTGCGTTGATTGCCCTTTACCGTCCAGGCCCCATGGGCGCCGGAATGCTCGATGATTTCGTCAAACGCAAACATAATCCCGCCATAGTTAAATACGATCATCCGGTGCTTGAGCCGATTTTGAAGGAAACCTATGGGGTCATCCTTTATCAGGAGCAGGTCATGCGCATTTCCATGGATATAGGAGGCTTTACCCCCGGCCAAGCCGACGGCCTGCGAAAAGCCATGGGCAAAAAGATCCCGGAGGAGATCGAAAAGCAGCGCGATGCTTTCATGAAAGGCGCGTTGGCCAAAAAGATACCCGAAAAAATAGCCAAGCACGTTTTTGAGCAGATCGTTTTCTTCGGCGGTTACGGTTTTAATAAGTCGCACAGCACCGCTTACGGCATGGTGTCCTACCAGACGGCTTTCTTGAAGGCCAATTTTCCGATGGAATACATGGCCGCTCTTTTAACGAGCGAGATCGGCCACAGCGCCATCGGCAAAGAAGAGGATTCTAAACTGGTTGTGTTTTTGGCCGAGACCGAGGCCATGGGGATCCGGGTGCTGACGCCGGATGTTCAGAAATCCTTCAGTGAATTTTCAATTGAAGAGGTTGTTAAAAATCCAGAAAACGGCCCCGTTAAAGGGCCCGGAAAACGGCCGCGTTCCCGCGCCAAGCCGGTAGCTGGCGTGAGCGGCGGCATCCGTTTCGGGCTGTTGGCGGTGAAGAATGTTGGTTCCGGCGCGGTGGAATCGATCGTCAGTAACCGCCAGAGCGGCGGTCCCTATGCCTCCTTTGAAGATTTTTGTCAACGCATTGATTTGAGGCAGGCCAATCGCAAGGTGTTGGAGTCCATGGTCAAGTCCGGGGCGCTGGATTCCCTTTCGCCTCAACCCCCGGCGCAATCCCGGGCGCAAATGATGGCCGATCTGGATGAGGTCATGGCCCGTTCGGCCAAAATTCGTGAAGAAATCCTCAGCGGGCAAACATCCCTCTTTGAGATGAACGAAGTCTCGACGTCCCGCCCGGCCCCCTCGTCAAACGGGCGCGCCAAAGCCGTAACCGCCTGGTCTGATCATGAACTTCTGGCCGCAGAAAAAGAAGTGCTCGGGTTTTATCTGTCGGGCCATCCGCTGGCGCGATACCAGAGTGAACTGGGACTTCTGTCCACTCACCGGTTGGATGCCTTGCCCACCGCGCCAAACGCCGCGGTCCGGCTGGCCGGGATGATCAGCAGCGTGCGCCGACTTCTCACCAAGGCCAGAAAAGAGCCCTATGCCCGCTGCCGCTTCGAAGACCTGCAGGGAGAAGTCGATCTGATTATTTTCCCGCGGTCTTATGCGGAAGGCCTGTCCCAGCATTTAAAACCGGGGGCCATGATGGTCGTGACCGGCCGAGTGAACCGGCGGGAAGAAACGTCGGCCGAGATTGTGGTCGAAGAAATGGTCCCTCTTTCAGCGGCGCGGGAACGCTATGTGAGCGAAATGCTCGTGCGCTTGTCGTCGCCCGGTCTGGAAGAAAGTGTTTTGACGGATTTGAAGGCAACGCTCTCCCGCCATCCGGGACGCTGCCGCGTCTGTTTTGAAGTGGCGACGCCTCCCGGCGGCACCGTTGTTGTGGAAACAGATTTTCAAGTGAAACCCTCCGAAGCGCTGTTTAAGGAACTTGAGCAGCACCTGGGCCAGGAATCCTGGACCATCACCCGCGTCGGGCGATAA
- a CDS encoding HAD family phosphatase gives MSDRSVDLIIFDLGRVLVDFDFNHVVRGLKRHSTLSKADIHHYFRHTPLWDAFERGKVLPGDFFQQLQKELHLKDLTFETFTALWNSIFKEKHDSVALLRELRSRYRLAMLSNVNKMHWDYVAGEYDFMKWFDFPVASYAVGYRKPDEAIYRIVLKKAGVAPDRAVFIDDMDSHVQAARALGIRAHQFTSAHQLRKDLAGIL, from the coding sequence ATGAGTGATCGTTCTGTTGATCTGATTATTTTTGATCTCGGCCGCGTGTTAGTCGATTTTGATTTCAACCACGTTGTTCGAGGCCTAAAACGCCACTCGACGCTGAGCAAAGCGGACATTCATCACTATTTCCGTCACACGCCGCTTTGGGATGCCTTTGAACGGGGCAAGGTGTTGCCCGGTGATTTTTTCCAGCAACTGCAAAAAGAACTGCATTTGAAAGACCTGACATTTGAAACGTTTACAGCGCTATGGAATAGCATTTTTAAGGAGAAACACGATTCGGTGGCGCTCCTGCGCGAGCTGCGCTCACGCTACCGGCTGGCGATGCTTTCCAACGTCAACAAAATGCACTGGGATTACGTCGCGGGGGAATATGATTTCATGAAGTGGTTTGATTTCCCGGTGGCTTCGTACGCGGTCGGTTACCGGAAGCCGGATGAAGCAATTTACCGAATTGTTTTGAAGAAAGCCGGTGTTGCACCGGATCGGGCGGTTTTTATTGACGACATGGACAGTCATGTCCAGGCCGCGCGGGCCCTCGGTATCCGGGCGCACCAGTTTACCTCAGCACACCAGCTCCGGAAGGACCTGGCGGGGATACTATGA
- a CDS encoding phospholipase D-like domain-containing protein, giving the protein MISLASSFRVTLLLLLATASWASPTAYFSSEDDLQSRIVKTLDRCQTSLEIALYEFSSPRLTQAVERAAERGVFVRVLLDATPSRTSVKNNRFPNLEVRYLQGRRAGAMHHKFAVLDNQELMTGSFNWTRAAQYMNHENIIFEDDGGIVLAYSRQFEDLWRQARHRPASFHHRREPVRHE; this is encoded by the coding sequence ATGATCTCACTCGCATCGTCCTTCCGGGTGACCCTCCTCCTGCTCCTGGCAACCGCCTCCTGGGCTTCCCCGACCGCTTACTTCTCTTCTGAGGATGATTTACAATCTCGCATCGTTAAGACCCTTGACCGCTGCCAGACCTCGCTGGAGATTGCGTTGTACGAGTTTTCTTCCCCGAGGCTCACGCAAGCCGTCGAACGGGCAGCCGAACGGGGCGTCTTCGTACGAGTTCTCCTGGATGCGACCCCGTCCCGAACGTCCGTCAAGAATAATCGATTCCCGAACTTGGAAGTTCGTTATCTGCAGGGACGGCGGGCCGGAGCGATGCACCATAAATTTGCCGTTCTCGACAACCAGGAACTGATGACCGGATCTTTCAATTGGACGCGCGCCGCGCAATACATGAACCACGAAAATATTATTTTTGAAGACGACGGCGGCATTGTTTTGGCTTATAGCCGTCAATTTGAAGATCTCTGGCGCCAAGCCCGTCATCGGCCCGCGTCTTTTCATCATCGAAGGGAGCCTGTTCGACATGAGTGA